The DNA segment GGGCTGAGAGTCCCCAGGGACTCTTAAGCCTCAGACCAACTCCAAAACGAAGGAAGACCGAAGATGGCTCGTATCGCCGGCATCGATCTGCCGCCCAACAAGCGCGCGGTGATCTCGCTCCAGTACATCTACGGGATCGGTAACAAGACCGCGCACGACATCATCGAAGCGGCGGGCATCGATCTCACCACCCGGACCAAGGACCTCACCGAGGACCAGGCTCGAAAGATCCGCGAGATCATCGAGGCCAACTACAAGGTCGAGGGTGACCTCCGGCGCGAGGTGACCATGAACATCAAGCGGCTGATGGACCTGGGTTGCTACCGGGGTCTGCGTCACCGCAAGGGTCTTCCGGTCCGCGGCCAGCGCACCCACACCAACGCGCGCACCCGCAAGGGTCCCAAGCGCGGCATCGTTCGCGCGAAGCCGGCCGCTCCGGCCCGCTAAACCCTCTGGCGCCTGCGGCCTCACTGCGTGTGAGGCCCGGGCGTTGATCACCTACTCCCAGGAGCAGCGATTCACATGGCTGACGAGATCAATACCGCCGCCGCGCCGGCTGGTGCCGAGGGTGGCGAGACCCCTGCGGCGAAGAAGAACAAGCGCAAGGGCAAGAAGAACATCCTCAACGGCGTGGTCCACATCCAGTCCACGTTCAACAACACCATCATCACGATCACGGACGTGTCCGGGAACGTGATCTCCTGGTCGTCGGCCGGGGCGCGCGGCTTCAAGGGCAGCCGCAAGTCCACGCCGTTCGCGGCGCAGGTCGCCGCTGGCGACGCCGCGGCGAAGGCGATGGAGCACGGTCTGAAGACCGTAACGGTGTTCGTGAAGGGCCCGGGCGCGGGCCGTGAGTCGGCGCTGCGCGCGCTGGCCGCCGCCGGCCTGAAGATCAGCCTCATCCGCGACGTGACGCCCATCCCGCACAACGGCTGCCGTCAGCCCAAGCGCCGCCGCGTCTAATCACCGCTTCGGGCCAGGGCTCGCGTCATGCGCGGGCCCGGCTCCAGACCATCTGCAAGGAGAGTTTCCGTGGCTCGTTATACCGCGAGCGCCTGCCGTATCTGCCGGC comes from the Corallococcus macrosporus genome and includes:
- the rpsM gene encoding 30S ribosomal protein S13 gives rise to the protein MARIAGIDLPPNKRAVISLQYIYGIGNKTAHDIIEAAGIDLTTRTKDLTEDQARKIREIIEANYKVEGDLRREVTMNIKRLMDLGCYRGLRHRKGLPVRGQRTHTNARTRKGPKRGIVRAKPAAPAR
- the rpsK gene encoding 30S ribosomal protein S11 — its product is MADEINTAAAPAGAEGGETPAAKKNKRKGKKNILNGVVHIQSTFNNTIITITDVSGNVISWSSAGARGFKGSRKSTPFAAQVAAGDAAAKAMEHGLKTVTVFVKGPGAGRESALRALAAAGLKISLIRDVTPIPHNGCRQPKRRRV